The nucleotide sequence TTCGATCAGGCCGAGCTCCCGGTGAGGGTGGCGGTGCTGCCCGGAGAATCCGACCCCGACGCCTTCCTCCGGGAGGAGGGGCCGGAGGCTTTCCGGAGGCTTTGTGCCGCGGCCCTGCCGGTGTTCGACTACAAACTGGCCCTGGCTTCCAGCCGGTTCGACAGCAAGACCGTGGAAGGAAAGGTAGGAATTGTTAACGAAATTAGTCAGTTAATCGTATCGGTGACACATCCCGTGCGCCAGGAGGAATACGTTCGCCTCCTTGCCAATCGGCTGGGCGTCCGGGAGGAGGCCATCCGGGGACAGTTGCGGCGTATGGGTCGTTCCCGGCCTGGGGCGGCGGAGTTGAGGGCCCCGGTCCAGGTGCAGCCGGCGTCCGACGCGAGTGGGAGGGTGGTGACTGAGCGGGAGCTGCTCCACCTGTTGGTGACAAGCGCGGACGCGCGGGATTCCCTCCGGGGCGTAGTTACCCCGGAGATGTTTGTTGAGCCGGCACACCGGGAACTGGCAGCGGCGGTCTTCGCGGAGGAGGCGGCCGGGGTCGATGGGTCGGCGTGGCTGCGGGGGCGGCTCCGGAGCGAGACGGCGATCTCGCTCCTCAGCCGATTTTTGATTGCCGAGCCGTCCGCGGGAGACCCGCAGCGGGGTGCGGAGGCGTGCGCCCGACGGCTGAGACGGTTTGTGCTGCAGGGGAGGGTCGATGATCTGCGGGTGGCTTTGGAACGGGCCGAGCGCACCGGGGACCAGGTTCGCGTGGGAGCCCTACAAATTGAACTACAAGAATTGTACAGGGAGTTGAAGGGTAGTGCCCAAGCCTCGTAAAGCACAAGCGTTGCCCGGGACGGACGGAGCGGGACCGGCCCGGAAAAAGGCGGACGCCGAGAAGGTGCTGAGCACCCTCTCGAGCGAGATACGCCAACTCGTCGAGTCGGGCCGCAAGCGCGGCTACGTCACCTACGACGAGATTCAGGAAGCCGCGCCCGAAGTCGAGCACAACCTCGACGAGTACGACCGCATCTACGGGATGCTGGTCGATCTCGAGATCAAGGTTGTCGACGACCCCAAGGACGCGGAGAAGCCCGCGGACGACGAGGAGGAACCCGAAGCGGTGCTGGAGCCCCTGGAGGGGGTGAGCATCGACGATCCTGTCCGGATGTACCTCAAGGAGATCGGGAAAGTGCCCCTGCTCAACTCCGCGGAGGAAATCAAGCTGGCCAAGCGGATGGAGCGGGGCGACGAGGAGGCCAAGCGCCGCCTGATCGAGGCCAACCTGCGCTTGGTGGTGAGCATCGCCAAGAAGTACGTCGGCCGTGGCATGCTGTTCCTGGACCTGATCCAGGAAGGCAACCTGGGGTTGATCCGGGCCGTCGAAAAATTCGACTGGCGCAAGGGCTACAAGTTCAGCACGTATGCCACCTGGTGGATCCGACAGGCGATCACGCGCGCGCTCGCCGATCAGGCACGGACGATCCGGATTCCCGTGCACATGGTCGAGACGATCAACAAGCTGATCCGAATCTCCCGGCAACTGCTCCAGGAGCTCGGCCGCGAGCCGACCCCGGAGGAGATCGGCCAGGTGATGAAGATGCCGACGGAGCGGGTTCGGGAGATTATCAAGATCGCGCAGGAACCGATCTCGCTGGAGACCCCGATCGGGGAGGAGGAGGACAGCCACCTCGGGGACTTTATCGAGGATCAGGACGCCCTCGCCCCCGCCGAAGCCGCGTCGTTCACGATGCTGAAGGAGCAGTTGGAGGGCGTGCTCGACACTCTGACGCCGCGCGAGCGTAAGGTCCTCAAGTTGCGGTTCGGGCTCGACGACGGGCGGCCGCGCACCCTGGAAGAGGTGGGCCAGGAGTTTGGCGTCACGCGCGAGCGCATCCGCCAGATTGAGGCGAAGGCGCTCCGCAAACTCCGCCATCCCAGCCGCAGCAAGCGGCTCAAGGATTTTATCGAATAGCCGTCCGCACCCCTCGGACAACTGGACCGGCCCGGGCCCAACCGGCCCGGGCCGTTTGATGCGCGGCCCGGGCTCATTGCGTCAAGAGGAGAAGGCGGGAAGCGGGGCGGGGTCGGGTCAGGCTAGTGCGAGTGCTGGGTGCTTGCGGCCTTCGGCAGTCCCTCCAGATCCCAGATGCTCAGGTTCAACGCGACGATCCCGAGAACCAGGGACGTCCAGAAGTTTCCCGGTCTGGCCGTAAACGACAGCACCCACGGCGCGACGATGAACCAGATCCCGACGAGTCCGGTCACGATCTGGATCCAGACCCGCCGTCGCGCCCCTTCGCTGAGTGCGGCGCTCCCCGCGAGGACCAGCAGGATCACGCCGCCGATGACGCTCGTCCACGCCGTCACCGCGTTATCGGGAAACGGGAGGACGGCTGGAGCGATGATGAACCAGATCCCGATCAATGCGTTAACCACGTTCTGCCACAACATGGACGCTCACTTCCTTTCTGCCTTCACGCGTCCCGTCGGCCGCTTCCGCCTTCACCTTAATCGTACCGCGCCCGCCCACCCCCGGCAAGATCGTGGCCGCGCGCGCGGAAGTGCGCAGGGCCGCAAGGCGGAGCCTCGGCGCGCGGGGCCGGTGCGCTCTGCCGCGCTGGCGCCAAACGGCGCACGGTTTTAGAATAGGAGGCGGGCGGGGAGCGCTGGGGTTCGTGGGTTGGTGATCGGCCCGAAGTCTGACCGCGAGGGTGGAAGGCGATATGACGTACCGCCACCAGGCGGGCCCGGTAAGGGAAGGCACGGTGTTGTGGGAGCCGACGGCCGAGGATCGCTCGCGCGCCGCCATCACGAAGTACCTCGCCTGGCTCGAAGCCAGGCGGGGGCGGGCGTTCGACTCCTACGAAGAGCTGTGGCGCTGGTCGGTGACCGATCTGGAGGGGTTCTGGACCTCGATCTGGGAGTTCTTCGATGTCCGGTCGCACCACCCGTATGCCCGCGTGCTCGCCGATCGCCGGCTTCCCGGTGCGACCTGGTTTCCCGGGGCGGAGATCAACTATGCGGAGCACGCGTTGCGCCGCCGGGACGAGCATCCGGCGGTCTTATCCCGATCCGAGACGCGGCCGCCCACCACCCTGACCTACGCCCAACTCCACCGGCAGACCGCTGCGGTCGCCTCGGCGCTGCGGCAGATGGGGGTGGGGCGGGGAGACCGGGTCGTCGCCTACATGCCCAACATCCCCGAGACCTTGGTCGCGTTTCTGGCCGCGGCCAGCCTCGGGGCGATCTGGTCGAGTTGCCCCCCGGAGTTCGGGATCCGCAGCGTGGTCGACCGGTTTCGGCAGATCGAGCCGAACGTGTTGTTTGCCGTTGACGGGTACCGCTACGGCGGTGCATCGTACGACCGGATGGAGGCGGTGGCCGAGCTCCAACGCTGCCTGCCGACGGTGACGGCCACGGTGCTGGTTCCGTATCTCCGCGATGCTCCGCCTCGGGATCGGCTGTCGAGCGTGCAGCTCTGGTCGGAGGTCGCGGACCGTCCCAGTCCTTCGGCGCTCGAATTCCAGTCCGTGCCGTTCGACCACCCACTCTGGGTCCTCTACTCCTCGGGGACGACCGGCCTCCCCAAGGCGATCGTGCAGGGCCACGGGGGAATCCTGCTCGAGCACTTGAAGGCGCTGGCGCTGCATATGGACCTCACCTCCGAGGATCGTTTCTTCTGGTTCACCACGACCGGATGGATGATGTGGAACTTCCTTATCAGCGGACTGCTCCTGGGCATGACC is from bacterium and encodes:
- the rpoD gene encoding RNA polymerase sigma factor RpoD, with product MLSTLSSEIRQLVESGRKRGYVTYDEIQEAAPEVEHNLDEYDRIYGMLVDLEIKVVDDPKDAEKPADDEEEPEAVLEPLEGVSIDDPVRMYLKEIGKVPLLNSAEEIKLAKRMERGDEEAKRRLIEANLRLVVSIAKKYVGRGMLFLDLIQEGNLGLIRAVEKFDWRKGYKFSTYATWWIRQAITRALADQARTIRIPVHMVETINKLIRISRQLLQELGREPTPEEIGQVMKMPTERVREIIKIAQEPISLETPIGEEEDSHLGDFIEDQDALAPAEAASFTMLKEQLEGVLDTLTPRERKVLKLRFGLDDGRPRTLEEVGQEFGVTRERIRQIEAKALRKLRHPSRSKRLKDFIE
- a CDS encoding acetoacetate--CoA ligase, whose protein sequence is MTYRHQAGPVREGTVLWEPTAEDRSRAAITKYLAWLEARRGRAFDSYEELWRWSVTDLEGFWTSIWEFFDVRSHHPYARVLADRRLPGATWFPGAEINYAEHALRRRDEHPAVLSRSETRPPTTLTYAQLHRQTAAVASALRQMGVGRGDRVVAYMPNIPETLVAFLAAASLGAIWSSCPPEFGIRSVVDRFRQIEPNVLFAVDGYRYGGASYDRMEAVAELQRCLPTVTATVLVPYLRDAPPRDRLSSVQLWSEVADRPSPSALEFQSVPFDHPLWVLYSSGTTGLPKAIVQGHGGILLEHLKALALHMDLTSEDRFFWFTTTGWMMWNFLISGLLLGMTVVLFDGSPHHPDLRTLWRMAEETGLTYFGTSAPFILACAKAGLDPGREFDLGKVRALGSTGAPLTPDGFLWVYEHVKEDLRLGSVSGGTDLCTAFVLSCPLLPVAAGEIQCRGLGARVEAFNTEGRAVVDAVGELVITEPLPSMPLFFWNDPDGRRYRESYFETFPGAWRHGDWIRVTPRGSCVIYGRSDATLNRGGVRMGTSEFYRVVEETPEVLDSLVVDTGESGREGRLLLFIVLKEGVRLDAALQARIKQTLRAELSPRHVPDAIYSIGEVPRTLNGKKLEVPVKRILAGAPAEGVVSPDAMSNPQALRPFVELAHAPTPDR
- a CDS encoding SPW repeat protein, with translation MVNALIGIWFIIAPAVLPFPDNAVTAWTSVIGGVILLVLAGSAALSEGARRRVWIQIVTGLVGIWFIVAPWVLSFTARPGNFWTSLVLGIVALNLSIWDLEGLPKAASTQHSH